A DNA window from Phaeobacter sp. A36a-5a contains the following coding sequences:
- a CDS encoding DMT family transporter, whose protein sequence is MDGIGAAMLIGFSGLMGFNQVVIKVSNGGFGPVFQAGLRSLIGLAVLLTWLAFRGQLKRASTPAPAPASAQASAHWSRSVHFWGLVSGLLFTAEFVCLYIALDLSSVSRVTIIFNSMPVWLALAGHLLLPGERLNSLRMLGLILAMGGVVLAVLHRGSGDASLLGDILALAATLAWAGIALCARLSPLAHVPPIRQLTYQLATSALVLLAISPLFGPLLRDPTALHISGVLFQAIAIASLGYLLWLWLISLYRANAVASFSFLSPVIAAILGWLLLDEVILPQVWAALVLVAVGILLINRK, encoded by the coding sequence ATGGACGGCATCGGGGCCGCAATGCTGATCGGCTTCAGCGGGCTGATGGGCTTTAATCAGGTGGTGATCAAGGTCTCCAACGGCGGGTTCGGCCCGGTGTTTCAGGCGGGCCTGCGCTCTCTCATCGGGCTGGCGGTCCTGCTGACATGGCTCGCCTTTCGCGGCCAGCTGAAGCGCGCCAGCACTCCTGCCCCTGCCCCTGCCTCTGCCCAGGCGTCGGCGCATTGGAGCCGCTCTGTCCATTTCTGGGGGCTGGTGTCCGGGCTGTTGTTCACGGCCGAATTTGTCTGCCTCTATATCGCACTTGATCTCTCCTCGGTGTCGCGGGTCACGATCATCTTCAACTCGATGCCGGTCTGGCTGGCCCTGGCCGGCCATCTGCTCCTGCCCGGCGAGCGGCTCAACAGCCTGCGCATGTTGGGACTGATCCTGGCCATGGGCGGCGTGGTGCTGGCCGTGTTGCACCGGGGCAGCGGCGATGCCTCGCTGCTGGGCGATATTCTCGCGCTTGCGGCGACGCTGGCCTGGGCCGGGATCGCCCTCTGCGCGCGGCTGTCGCCACTGGCCCATGTCCCGCCGATCCGCCAGCTCACCTATCAGCTGGCCACATCGGCGCTGGTGCTGCTGGCGATCTCGCCGCTGTTTGGACCGCTGCTGCGCGACCCCACGGCGCTGCATATCTCCGGCGTGCTGTTTCAGGCCATCGCCATCGCCAGCCTCGGCTATCTGCTGTGGCTCTGGCTGATCAGCCTCTACCGCGCCAATGCCGTTGCCTCCTTCAGCTTCCTGTCGCCGGTGATCGCGGCCATTCTCGGCTGGCTGCTGCTGGACGAGGTGATCCTGCCGCAGGTCTGGGCCGCACTGGTGCTGGTCGCGGTCGGTATCCTGCTGATCAATCGCAAATAG
- a CDS encoding endonuclease/exonuclease/phosphatase family protein translates to MTQEQGTRPGRLRLASYNIQKSMGLDLRRRPRRTLQVIEGTGADLVLLQEADKRLPPRPAALPHFILDEAGWQIVDLGGAGSLGWHGNAVIWRGDGIALQDHGHIPLPGLEPRGAVWALFETALGPLRVVGAHLGLTTKARHEQVHHLAGIIAKRPDLPTVWAGDFNEWSRQPVLDHLAPKLRFVPPRPSFPSLRPIGALDRIAVSRGLEVVDSGVYRARPAHIASDHLPVWADLVAAR, encoded by the coding sequence ATGACGCAGGAACAGGGCACCCGGCCGGGACGGCTGCGGCTGGCAAGTTACAATATTCAGAAGTCGATGGGGCTGGATCTGCGTCGGCGTCCGCGTCGCACCTTGCAGGTGATCGAGGGCACCGGGGCGGATCTGGTGCTGTTACAGGAGGCCGACAAGCGGCTGCCGCCACGACCCGCCGCGCTGCCGCATTTCATTCTGGATGAGGCAGGATGGCAGATTGTTGATCTGGGCGGGGCGGGGTCGCTGGGCTGGCATGGCAATGCGGTGATCTGGCGGGGCGACGGGATTGCGCTTCAGGATCACGGCCATATTCCGCTGCCGGGGCTGGAGCCGCGCGGGGCGGTCTGGGCGCTGTTCGAGACGGCGCTGGGACCGCTCAGGGTGGTGGGCGCGCATCTGGGGCTGACCACCAAGGCGCGCCATGAGCAGGTCCATCATCTGGCGGGGATCATCGCCAAGCGCCCGGATCTGCCGACGGTCTGGGCCGGAGATTTCAACGAATGGTCCCGCCAGCCGGTGCTGGATCATCTGGCTCCGAAACTGCGGTTTGTGCCGCCACGGCCCAGTTTTCCGTCGCTGCGCCCGATTGGCGCGCTGGACCGGATTGCGGTCAGCCGGGGGCTGGAGGTGGTGGACAGCGGCGTCTATCGCGCCCGTCCGGCGCATATCGCCTCGGATCACCTGCCGGTCTGGGCGGATCTGGTGGCGGCGCGGTAA
- a CDS encoding DEAD/DEAH box helicase — protein sequence MTEFSTMGLPEQLLKRIAELGYTDPTPIQARAIPHALNGKDVLGLAQTGTGKTAAFGVPLIAQMMQYGRKPAAKTVRGLVLAPTRELANQIAANLKGLTEGTPMKTGLVVGGVSINPQISRLSRGTDILIATPGRLLDILDRGALDLGSCDFLVLDEADQMLDLGFIHALRKIAALLPAQRQTMLFSATMPKQMNEIANSYLQSPVRIEVNPPGKAADKITQSVHFIAKAEKLSLLKELLTKHKDERTLVFGRTKHGMEKLMKTLSAAGFSAAAIHGNKSQGQRERALASFKSGEVKILVATDVAARGLDIPDVKYVYNYELPNVADAYVHRIGRTARAGKDGQAVAFCAPDEMDELKAIQKTMNLNIPVASGRPWEVLPDAKAPAGRRGGGKPGGSGKPGGHRRRRSGGAGGGQSGARSGGSGAAAGAAQGKPGGQRRRAQ from the coding sequence GTGACAGAATTTTCAACCATGGGGCTGCCCGAGCAGCTTCTGAAGCGCATTGCAGAACTTGGCTATACCGATCCGACCCCGATTCAGGCCCGCGCCATCCCGCATGCGCTGAACGGCAAGGACGTGCTGGGTCTGGCGCAGACCGGCACCGGCAAAACCGCCGCCTTCGGCGTGCCGCTGATTGCCCAGATGATGCAATACGGCCGCAAACCCGCCGCCAAGACCGTGCGCGGCCTGGTGCTGGCGCCGACCCGCGAACTGGCCAACCAGATCGCCGCCAACCTCAAGGGCCTGACCGAAGGCACCCCGATGAAAACCGGTCTGGTTGTCGGCGGCGTTTCCATCAACCCGCAGATCAGCCGCCTGTCGCGCGGCACCGATATCCTGATCGCCACCCCGGGCCGTCTGCTGGACATCCTTGACCGTGGCGCGCTGGATCTTGGCTCCTGCGACTTCCTCGTGCTGGATGAGGCCGACCAGATGCTGGACCTCGGCTTTATCCACGCGCTGCGCAAGATCGCCGCTCTTCTGCCGGCACAGCGCCAGACCATGCTGTTCTCGGCCACCATGCCCAAGCAGATGAACGAGATCGCCAATTCCTACCTGCAAAGCCCGGTGCGGATCGAGGTGAACCCTCCCGGCAAGGCTGCCGACAAGATCACCCAATCGGTGCATTTCATCGCCAAGGCAGAGAAGCTCTCGCTGCTGAAAGAGCTGCTGACCAAACACAAGGACGAGCGGACGCTGGTCTTTGGCCGCACCAAACACGGCATGGAAAAGCTGATGAAAACGCTGTCGGCCGCCGGTTTCTCGGCCGCAGCAATTCACGGCAACAAAAGCCAGGGCCAGCGTGAACGCGCGCTTGCCTCCTTCAAATCCGGCGAGGTCAAGATCCTCGTGGCCACCGATGTGGCGGCCCGTGGTCTCGATATCCCGGATGTGAAATACGTCTATAACTACGAGCTGCCCAATGTGGCGGATGCCTATGTGCACCGGATTGGCCGGACCGCACGCGCAGGCAAGGACGGTCAGGCCGTGGCCTTCTGTGCCCCGGATGAAATGGATGAGCTGAAGGCGATCCAGAAGACCATGAACCTCAATATCCCGGTGGCCTCAGGCCGTCCGTGGGAGGTTCTGCCCGATGCCAAGGCCCCGGCAGGCCGTCGTGGCGGCGGCAAACCCGGTGGCAGCGGCAAACCCGGCGGTCATCGCCGGCGTCGCAGCGGTGGTGCCGGTGGCGGCCAGAGCGGTGCGCGCAGCGGTGGATCCGGTGCCGCCGCAGGCGCGGCTCAGGGCAAACCCGGCGGTCAGCGCCGTCGCGCCCAGTAA
- a CDS encoding Fur family transcriptional regulator: MSETIIARCEAIGLRMTGQRRVIARVLQESDDHPDVEELYARASALDGAISLATVYRTVKLFDEAGILERLEFGDGRARYEDADREHHDHLIDMTTGAVIEFCDPEIEALQEKIAEKLGYELRGHKLELYGVPRKKS; encoded by the coding sequence ATGAGCGAGACGATTATCGCACGCTGCGAAGCCATAGGTCTGCGGATGACAGGCCAGCGACGGGTGATTGCGCGCGTATTGCAAGAGAGCGACGATCACCCCGATGTCGAGGAACTCTATGCCCGTGCCAGCGCGCTGGACGGGGCGATTTCGCTGGCCACCGTCTATCGCACGGTGAAGCTGTTTGACGAAGCGGGCATTCTGGAGCGGCTGGAGTTCGGCGACGGGCGTGCCCGCTACGAGGATGCCGACCGCGAGCATCACGATCATCTGATCGACATGACCACCGGGGCGGTCATCGAATTCTGCGACCCGGAGATCGAGGCCTTGCAGGAGAAGATCGCCGAAAAGCTGGGCTATGAGCTGCGCGGCCACAAGTTGGAACTATATGGCGTGCCGCGCAAGAAGAGCTGA
- a CDS encoding DMT family transporter: MNNVSGILLVILAMAGFSLEDMFIKQLATSVPVGQILMMLGLGSGTIFVIWAKLQGHRVMAPRNWRWQPVLRASTEALAAVSFASALAVVDISTVAAVFQAMPLAVTVGAALFLGEDVGWRRWTAILVGFAGVLMIVRPGLAGFEPGVLLVLISVVAVAARDLMTRVMDSAVPSAVVSSQAFGSVIPAGLVMLLILPGEPVALEGSQWGMLLGGVIFGVLGYYGIVTATRIGDAAVITPFRYSRLVFSTLIGVVIFAEAPDMMTLAGSALIIGSGLYTFLRERRLARRAARAQAAVPV; this comes from the coding sequence ATGAACAATGTCTCGGGAATATTGCTGGTGATCCTCGCCATGGCGGGGTTTTCGCTGGAGGATATGTTCATCAAGCAGCTCGCCACCTCGGTGCCGGTGGGGCAGATCCTGATGATGCTGGGGCTGGGCAGTGGCACGATCTTTGTGATCTGGGCCAAGCTGCAGGGCCACCGGGTGATGGCGCCACGCAACTGGCGCTGGCAACCGGTGCTGCGTGCCTCGACCGAGGCGCTGGCGGCGGTCAGTTTTGCCTCGGCGCTGGCGGTGGTGGATATCTCGACCGTGGCGGCGGTGTTTCAGGCGATGCCGCTTGCGGTCACTGTCGGGGCGGCGCTGTTTCTGGGCGAGGATGTCGGCTGGCGGCGCTGGACCGCGATCCTTGTCGGTTTTGCCGGGGTGCTGATGATCGTGCGGCCCGGTCTGGCCGGATTTGAGCCGGGGGTGCTGCTGGTGCTGATCTCGGTTGTGGCGGTTGCGGCGCGCGACCTGATGACGCGGGTGATGGATAGCGCGGTGCCCTCTGCCGTGGTCAGCTCGCAGGCCTTTGGCTCGGTGATCCCGGCGGGGCTGGTGATGCTGCTGATCCTGCCCGGAGAGCCGGTTGCCCTGGAAGGCAGCCAATGGGGCATGTTGCTGGGAGGCGTCATCTTTGGCGTGCTGGGGTACTACGGGATTGTCACCGCCACCCGGATCGGCGATGCCGCCGTGATCACGCCGTTTCGCTACTCCCGGCTGGTGTTTTCGACCCTGATCGGCGTGGTGATCTTTGCCGAGGCGCCGGATATGATGACGCTGGCGGGATCGGCGCTGATCATCGGCTCCGGGCTTTATACCTTTCTGCGGGAGCGGCGTCTGGCGCGGCGGGCGGCGCGGGCGCAGGCGGCGGTCCCTGTCTGA
- the eno gene encoding phosphopyruvate hydratase, which translates to MSTIIDIHAREILDSRGNPTVEVDVMLEDGTMGRAAVPSGASTGAYEAVEKRDGDTSRYLGKGVLEAVAAVNGEIAEELVGFDACEQVAVDMAMIELDGTENKGRLGANAILGVSMAVAKAAADFTTQPLYRYIGGTSARVLPVPMMNIINGGEHADNPIDIQEFMIMPVAADNIRDAVRMGSEVFHTLKKELSAAGLSTGIGDEGGFAPNIASTREALDFVLKSIEKAGYKPGEEIYLALDCAATEYYKDGKYVLSGEGKTLSSEENVAYLAALVKDYPIISIEDGMGEDDWDGWKALTEELGDKVQLVGDDLFVTNPARLAEGIERGCANSMLVKVNQIGSLTETLKAVDMAHRARYTNVMSHRSGETEDATIADLAVATNCGQIKTGSLARSDRLAKYNQLIRIEEMLGEVAEYAGRSILK; encoded by the coding sequence ATGAGCACCATTATCGATATCCACGCCCGTGAAATTCTCGACAGCCGGGGCAATCCGACCGTTGAAGTCGACGTCATGCTGGAAGACGGCACAATGGGCCGCGCGGCGGTACCGTCGGGTGCGTCAACCGGGGCCTATGAGGCGGTGGAAAAGCGCGACGGCGACACGTCCCGTTACCTTGGCAAAGGCGTTCTGGAAGCAGTTGCCGCCGTCAATGGCGAGATCGCCGAAGAGCTGGTCGGCTTTGACGCCTGCGAGCAGGTTGCCGTGGACATGGCGATGATCGAGCTGGATGGCACCGAGAACAAGGGCCGTCTGGGCGCCAATGCCATTCTGGGTGTTTCCATGGCGGTGGCCAAGGCTGCGGCGGACTTCACCACCCAGCCGCTGTATCGTTATATCGGTGGCACCTCGGCGCGGGTTCTGCCGGTTCCTATGATGAATATCATCAACGGCGGCGAACATGCCGACAACCCGATCGACATTCAGGAATTCATGATCATGCCGGTGGCTGCGGACAACATCCGCGACGCCGTGCGCATGGGGTCCGAGGTGTTCCATACCCTGAAGAAAGAGCTGTCGGCGGCGGGTCTGTCGACCGGGATCGGCGACGAGGGCGGCTTTGCCCCCAATATCGCCTCCACCCGCGAAGCGCTGGATTTTGTGCTGAAGTCGATTGAAAAGGCCGGTTACAAGCCGGGCGAGGAAATCTACCTGGCGCTCGATTGCGCGGCGACCGAATACTACAAGGATGGCAAATACGTTCTGTCCGGCGAAGGCAAGACCCTGTCGTCGGAAGAGAACGTGGCCTATCTGGCGGCGCTGGTGAAGGACTATCCGATCATCTCGATCGAAGACGGCATGGGTGAGGATGACTGGGACGGCTGGAAGGCCCTGACCGAAGAGCTGGGCGACAAGGTGCAGCTGGTCGGCGACGATCTGTTCGTGACCAACCCGGCGCGTCTGGCCGAGGGCATCGAGCGCGGCTGCGCCAACTCGATGCTGGTGAAAGTGAACCAGATCGGCTCGCTGACCGAGACCCTGAAAGCCGTCGATATGGCCCATCGTGCGCGCTACACCAATGTGATGTCGCACCGTTCCGGCGAGACCGAGGACGCCACCATTGCCGACCTCGCCGTGGCCACCAACTGCGGCCAGATCAAGACCGGTTCGCTGGCGCGCTCTGACCGGCTCGCGAAATACAACCAGCTGATCCGTATCGAGGAAATGCTGGGTGAAGTCGCCGAATACGCGGGTCGTTCGATCCTGAAGTAA
- a CDS encoding glycine zipper 2TM domain-containing protein, with the protein MKSHILAGLSAATLALSACTDLTPEQRTVAGVAGGAAAGLIAADALKADDDWRLIAALGGAAAGTLVAQNNQSRQCAYSRGDGTYYTAACP; encoded by the coding sequence ATGAAATCCCATATCCTCGCAGGCCTCAGCGCCGCGACGCTTGCGCTCTCCGCCTGCACCGATCTGACTCCAGAACAGCGCACAGTGGCCGGTGTTGCCGGTGGCGCCGCAGCGGGTCTGATTGCCGCCGACGCGCTCAAGGCCGATGACGACTGGCGCCTGATTGCTGCCCTTGGCGGGGCCGCCGCCGGTACGCTTGTGGCGCAGAACAACCAGTCGCGCCAATGCGCCTATTCCCGCGGTGACGGCACCTATTACACAGCGGCCTGCCCGTAA
- a CDS encoding GNAT family N-acetyltransferase: MSAALHLAGPEDLTRVLDLVAAFHGEMGIASDEPHRRAAIEPLLNGLPYGAVYLIGPTRAPVGYIVVTFSWSVEFGGMDGSIDELFIRPPVRGRGIATEVLFSLPRTLAEAGIKALHLDVDRNNAPARGLYARARFEPRDTHMLMSRKL; encoded by the coding sequence ATGAGCGCCGCGCTGCACCTTGCAGGCCCCGAGGATCTGACCCGTGTTCTGGATCTCGTCGCGGCCTTTCACGGCGAGATGGGCATCGCCTCAGATGAGCCGCACCGCCGCGCCGCCATTGAGCCGCTGCTGAACGGGCTGCCCTATGGCGCCGTCTATCTGATCGGCCCGACCCGCGCACCGGTGGGCTATATCGTTGTCACCTTCAGCTGGTCGGTGGAGTTTGGCGGCATGGATGGTTCTATCGACGAGCTGTTCATCCGCCCGCCCGTGCGCGGGCGCGGCATTGCCACCGAAGTGCTGTTTTCCCTGCCCCGCACCCTGGCCGAAGCCGGCATCAAAGCGCTGCATCTGGACGTCGACAGAAACAATGCGCCTGCCCGCGGCCTCTATGCCCGAGCCCGGTTCGAGCCGCGCGACACACACATGCTGATGAGCCGCAAGCTCTAG
- a CDS encoding nucleoside hydrolase, whose amino-acid sequence MSARKIIIDTDPGQDDAVAILLALASPEEIDLLGITCVAGNVPLALTQTNARRVCEVAGRPDVAVHAGCDTPLARPLITAEHVHGKTGLDGPDLWDPTMPLAATHAVDFIIDSLRREAPGTVTLCPLGPLTNIATAFQKAPDIVARVQEIVLMGGAYFEVGNITPAAEFNIYVDPEAAAAVLSSGVPVTMMPLDVTHKALATRPRIEAIRALATKVGDFTADMLDFFERFDVEKYGSEGGPLHDPCVIAYLIRPELFSGRKINVVVETTSELTLGMTVADWWGVTDRPANALFIGDLDADGFFDLITSRLATL is encoded by the coding sequence ATGAGCGCGCGCAAGATCATTATCGACACCGACCCCGGACAGGATGACGCTGTCGCCATTCTGCTGGCATTGGCCAGCCCAGAAGAGATTGATCTGCTTGGGATAACCTGTGTTGCGGGCAATGTGCCGCTGGCGCTGACCCAGACCAATGCACGCCGCGTCTGCGAAGTGGCAGGCCGCCCGGATGTCGCCGTGCACGCAGGTTGCGACACGCCCTTGGCCCGGCCGCTGATCACCGCCGAACATGTGCATGGCAAGACCGGCCTCGATGGGCCGGACCTTTGGGATCCAACCATGCCGCTGGCTGCAACACATGCTGTCGATTTCATCATCGACAGCCTGCGCCGCGAAGCTCCCGGCACCGTTACGCTCTGCCCGCTGGGGCCGCTGACCAATATTGCCACCGCTTTTCAGAAAGCCCCCGACATCGTCGCCCGCGTACAGGAGATCGTGCTGATGGGCGGCGCCTATTTCGAGGTCGGCAACATCACCCCGGCGGCGGAATTCAACATCTACGTCGACCCGGAGGCCGCCGCCGCCGTGCTCAGCTCCGGCGTGCCGGTCACCATGATGCCGCTGGATGTCACCCACAAGGCGCTGGCCACTCGCCCCCGGATCGAGGCGATCCGTGCATTGGCCACCAAAGTGGGCGATTTCACCGCCGATATGCTTGATTTCTTTGAACGCTTTGATGTCGAAAAATACGGCTCCGAAGGCGGCCCGCTGCATGATCCCTGCGTCATTGCCTATCTGATCCGGCCTGAGCTGTTCTCGGGCCGCAAGATCAACGTGGTGGTCGAAACCACCTCCGAGCTGACCCTTGGCATGACTGTGGCCGATTGGTGGGGGGTCACCGACCGGCCTGCCAATGCGCTGTTCATTGGCGATCTGGACGCCGATGGTTTCTTTGACCTGATCACCAGCCGATTGGCCACCCTATGA
- a CDS encoding DegT/DnrJ/EryC1/StrS family aminotransferase: MSQASPSQVPNVHQAEPIPEAARAAIDALMQSGDLFRYTAPQDAPVALLEEEFAQLLGSKYALAVSSCSAALFLSLKALDLPRDARVLIPGFTFAAVPSSIVHADCVPVLCEVGANYRIDMADFEAKLGDVQAVIISHMRGHTSDMDAIMALCSARDIPVIEDAAHSLGTTWHGRNIGTLGAIGCFSFQSYKMINAGEGGILVTDDADLVARAVIMSGAYEHNWKKHKSAPGDNTGALEQAFAKWQNQLPLYNLRMSNLSAAVIRPQLPELARRVRDGLKNHDYVADQLNRSPHIDVPAPLPPEQRAPDSIQFNLVDMSSEEINRFAAAAEARGVKVQIFGLSEDNARAFWNWQFLRDIPELPQTRAMLMQACDVRLPVRLSRDELDVIATVLLSAMADTMGAAAA, encoded by the coding sequence ATGAGCCAGGCATCCCCGTCGCAAGTCCCGAACGTCCATCAGGCAGAACCGATCCCGGAGGCCGCCCGCGCCGCCATTGACGCCCTGATGCAGTCTGGCGATCTGTTCCGCTACACCGCGCCGCAGGATGCGCCGGTTGCGCTGCTGGAAGAGGAATTTGCCCAGCTCCTTGGCAGCAAATACGCGCTGGCGGTCTCCTCCTGCTCTGCGGCGCTGTTCCTGTCGCTGAAGGCGCTGGACCTGCCCCGCGATGCCCGGGTGCTGATCCCCGGCTTCACCTTTGCGGCCGTGCCCTCGTCGATTGTCCACGCCGATTGCGTGCCGGTCCTTTGCGAGGTGGGGGCCAACTACCGGATCGACATGGCCGATTTCGAGGCCAAGCTGGGGGATGTGCAGGCTGTGATCATCAGCCATATGCGCGGCCATACCTCCGATATGGATGCGATCATGGCGCTCTGCAGCGCGCGCGACATTCCGGTGATTGAGGATGCCGCCCATTCGCTGGGCACCACCTGGCATGGCCGCAATATCGGCACGCTGGGCGCCATCGGCTGCTTCTCGTTCCAGTCCTACAAGATGATCAACGCCGGCGAAGGCGGTATCCTGGTTACCGATGATGCCGATCTGGTCGCCCGCGCCGTGATCATGTCCGGCGCCTATGAGCACAACTGGAAAAAACACAAATCCGCCCCCGGCGACAACACCGGCGCGCTCGAGCAGGCCTTTGCGAAATGGCAGAACCAGCTGCCGCTTTATAACCTGCGGATGAGCAACCTGTCGGCCGCCGTGATCCGCCCGCAGCTGCCCGAACTGGCGCGCCGGGTGCGCGACGGGCTGAAGAACCACGACTATGTCGCAGATCAGCTCAACCGCTCGCCGCATATCGACGTGCCTGCCCCATTGCCGCCGGAACAGCGCGCGCCGGATTCGATCCAGTTCAACCTGGTCGATATGAGCAGCGAGGAGATCAACCGCTTTGCCGCCGCAGCCGAGGCGCGGGGCGTCAAGGTGCAGATCTTCGGCCTCTCCGAAGACAACGCCCGCGCTTTCTGGAACTGGCAATTCCTGCGCGATATCCCCGAGCTGCCGCAGACCCGCGCCATGCTGATGCAGGCCTGCGATGTGCGCCTGCCGGTGCGCCTCAGCCGCGACGAACTCGATGTGATCGCCACTGTGCTGCTGTCTGCGATGGCCGACACCATGGGGGCCGCTGCCGCCTGA
- a CDS encoding NAD(P)/FAD-dependent oxidoreductase: MGLNLLYSNDRKGTYPDSWYAATATPLAPFAPLTGDARADVCVVGGGYTGLSAALHLADSGRSVILLEANRVGFGASGRNGGQLGSGQRMEQDGLENLLGTADAEKLWQLAEDAKDLVKSLITRHDIDCHLKPGIAHACFSKGEVDHEHRYVEHLQNRYGYQEITALDHDGLQAICPSPAYVGGSLDMGAAHLHPLKYALGLARAAAAAGVRICEGSEVLNIDEGKQIRLRTAAGEVVADQLVLACNGYLGGLNRRVAARVMPINNFIAATAPLGAETARVLARDVAVADSKFVVNYFRLSHDGRLLFGGGESYGYRFPSDIAATVRKPMVQIFPHLRDVKIDYAWGGTLAITMKRMPYLVRLAPNVLSASGYSGHGVGTATHAGQLMAQAIAGESDGFDTMARVPAPAFPGGTAMRSPLLALAMTWYALRDRIGV; this comes from the coding sequence ATGGGGTTGAACCTGCTCTATTCCAACGACCGCAAAGGGACCTATCCCGATAGCTGGTATGCCGCAACGGCCACACCGCTGGCGCCTTTTGCGCCGTTGACGGGCGACGCCCGCGCTGATGTCTGCGTTGTCGGCGGTGGCTACACCGGGCTGTCGGCGGCGCTGCATCTGGCCGATTCCGGGCGTTCGGTGATCCTGCTGGAGGCCAACCGCGTCGGATTTGGTGCCTCCGGTCGCAACGGCGGCCAGCTTGGCAGCGGTCAGCGTATGGAACAGGACGGGCTGGAAAACCTGCTGGGTACGGCGGATGCCGAAAAGCTCTGGCAGCTGGCAGAGGACGCCAAGGATCTGGTGAAATCGCTGATCACACGCCACGATATCGACTGCCATCTGAAGCCCGGCATTGCCCATGCCTGTTTCTCAAAGGGCGAGGTCGACCACGAACACCGCTATGTGGAGCATCTGCAAAACCGCTATGGTTACCAGGAGATCACCGCCCTGGATCACGATGGTTTGCAGGCGATCTGCCCCTCGCCCGCCTATGTCGGCGGCTCTCTCGATATGGGGGCGGCGCATCTGCACCCGTTGAAATACGCGCTTGGCCTCGCCCGTGCCGCTGCGGCAGCCGGTGTGCGGATCTGTGAGGGCAGCGAGGTTCTGAACATCGACGAGGGCAAGCAGATCCGGCTGCGCACCGCGGCGGGGGAGGTCGTTGCCGATCAGCTGGTGCTGGCCTGCAACGGCTATCTCGGCGGGCTCAACCGCCGCGTGGCGGCGCGGGTGATGCCGATCAACAATTTCATCGCCGCGACCGCGCCGCTTGGCGCCGAAACCGCGCGGGTACTGGCCCGCGATGTGGCGGTGGCCGACAGCAAATTTGTGGTGAACTATTTCCGGCTCAGCCATGACGGCCGCCTGCTGTTCGGCGGTGGTGAAAGCTATGGCTACCGCTTCCCCAGCGATATCGCCGCCACCGTGCGCAAGCCGATGGTCCAGATCTTTCCGCATCTCCGCGATGTGAAGATCGACTACGCCTGGGGCGGCACCCTCGCGATCACCATGAAACGGATGCCCTATCTGGTGCGGCTGGCGCCCAATGTGCTCTCGGCCTCGGGGTATTCCGGCCATGGCGTCGGCACCGCCACCCATGCAGGCCAGTTGATGGCGCAGGCCATCGCCGGAGAGAGCGACGGCTTTGATACCATGGCCCGCGTACCCGCCCCCGCCTTTCCCGGCGGAACCGCCATGCGCAGCCCCCTGCTGGCGCTGGCGATGACCTGGTATGCGCTGCGCGACCGGATCGGCGTCTGA